In Mytilus trossulus isolate FHL-02 chromosome 10, PNRI_Mtr1.1.1.hap1, whole genome shotgun sequence, the DNA window ATTTCATGTCTACAAACTTTAGATACACTAAAGTTGAATGATAACAgaataacatttgtttcaaataagaCATTTGCAGGGATGCCAAAGCTGAGGTATGTTGATTTGTCCAGTAATAAGATTTCAAAACTGGACTTCAATATATTGAATTACCCAAAAACTAACATTCTTCACTTTTACCTTAATGCAAATAATTTACGTCAGCTCGACGTTGGAAATGTTCttgtacaaaataatactaTTTGCAGGGTAAGTTACAAGAATAATAAATATCCAATTAAGATTTCTAACATTAAGAATTTTAATCCGAAGGAATCAAACACGTTTTTGTGTGGTACCATCGACTTTTCGAATGTAAGGTTAAATATACACCCTTATATGGTATTAGGAACCAGCATTGGAGAACTAGTTAAATTTGCAAGGTGTGGAAACCTTGAGTATCGCGGAGCGAAAATTAACTGTGATTGTTCAGTTGCAGAATTCTTCAATTTAGAGTATCTTGAGTTTAATCGGATGTTTAGTAATCTATTTACTAGTAATGCGTGTCAAAATCCAGAACCTTTACGAGGTATACATATAAAAGACCTTTTCTTTAACACGAGTCTTCATCATCTCATGATATGCGACGTTCAAGATGGCTGTCCTAAAGTTGGAAACtgtaaatgtgtttgtacatctcaTCCACTTACTGACAGTATAATCATAGATTGCTCTAACCAGTCTTGCACGGATCTTCCCGATGTGGTTCCCAAAACTAGGCATAGAATAGTGTTATTGATGGAAGGTAATCAAATACAAAGTGTTAATTCGAAATACTATTTTAAAGATGTAAAAAGTTTGGATTTAGCCGGAAATCCTGTACAGGGTTTTGATGAAAGCatccaaaattttacaaatgcTGCTGAAATAATCATAGTAGATCATTTACTTGACTCACTTCCAAGGCAAGTTCAATTTCTTGATCCTAACGTCTTCCGGTTCGGTCAAAATGGTATACCTTGTAATTGTGATAATCGATGGATCGGCGAATGGAGACAGTTTAAAAATGCAAAGGATCCTCTATTTTGTTCAAACTTTGAAAATTTCTCAATTGAAGATTATATAAGTCATTCAATGGACTGTGATTCAAGACAAGAAAATCTATTGTCTTTGTATTCACTTATTCCCCTGActatatttattcttatttggAAACTACGACATCTTCGTTATGATGTAAGAGTCCTTAAAAATCAGTTCCTaacaattgacaaaaatatacaaaggaTTTGGCAAACTgatgtttatatttcatttgacgAAGACAACGATGACGTCAGATGGTTTGTGTTTCAGATATTAGATAAGTTTTGTCGTAGAAGAGAACTAAGCACCTATATTGCCTGTCGAGATTCATGGCCTGGCAGTACAGACGAGCAAAACATCGTCAGGAATTTGCAACGTTGCAAATACTGCCTAATAATACAGTCATCTGGCATGTATGATTTAGATAAAACCAACTCATGTTCAAATCGTATGGAATATAGACTAGCATGGGATCTGTTTACAGATAAAAAGTTATGCAAagtatttattattaactttGACAAgagtaaaacagaaaaatttcaaactatGAAAACAAAAGCGCTATACAGACTTGGGATGGGATTTAAGATATATGATCGTAAACGGTCTTTATACGAAAAATTGTTGGAAGTTTTCAACGAACCACTAGTTACAAATGCAAAACACATTCGCCAGCGTAAAAGAAGAATATTGGCATATTTATGGCATCAATTTAAAGATAGAACTTGAACTCTATAATATTACAAATACTGAATTCATTTATGAATAAGAAGTTGATTAATGCAGTATAGTTAGTATGTATAACTATTAGTGGAGtgactttaacatgtttaaacgtaaaattaatttttttaaagcatcCACCTAATACActctaaattatatatcattcgaAAGCTACACATCTGTACTATCTGTTTTGCCCGGTTCCGGATGACAGCTAAACAATGCTTAAAATTCATTAGATGTTCGTGTGTGCTTTCGGCAGAATATTTTCAATGAATCtgatgcgcgtctggcgtaacaCATTATATGTCAAGTATGTGTTTGTTTACAACGACAATAATATGAACATGTAAATGAACCGCCTTTTTCAGATGCAAATTAAAAATCCATAATGTATGACGAAACGACGGGAAAAAAAGATAACACATTTTATCAGTGATGCTCAGTCtgtagttttctgtgttgtgttttgtgaactGTTGTTCTAACTTAGCCATGTCATTTGACTTATACGTTTGCATGGATTTTCTTTTGGTGTATCGTAAGCCCCTTTTTTATCAATTCAGATTgctatatatatcatatttgtaaaCGTGTTTATTGTAAACTGACCGATATTAGATAGATATTGCCAAAGTAACCAACATGAAAAACAGACGAAACAAATTAATGACATATATGGCATCcaaacaaataagttaacaataTTAGTAAATGAAACTTTTGTCAACCAGGATGTGATTAAGCTTGTTACATTTACTCAACACCCACTGTGAAGGTATttgatgaacattttatttgtaaaatgataTATTGATAGAATAAATACTTTGTGTACAAAACTGAAACAgatgattaaattaaattttcatagataccaggattaaaattttatatttacgccagacgcgcgttacgtctacaaaagactcatcagtgacaatcgaatcaaaaaatgattaaaaggccaaataaaatacgttgttgaagagcattgaggaataaaagttcctaaaagtgttgccaaatacagctagggtaatctattcctgaggtagaaaagccttagtttttaaaaaattcaaagttttgttaacagttaatttataattatgaacatatcaatgataactcaagtcaacacagaagtgctgactactaggctggtgatacggGGAAATatatctccaccagcagtggcatcatcataactcatcaaagataccaggattaaaattttatatttacgccagacgtgcgtttcgtctacataagactcatcagtgacgctcatatcaaaatatttataaagccaaacaagtacaaagttgaagagtattgaggatccaaaattccaaaaaggtgtGCCAAATAAGGTtatggtaatctatgcctggaataagaaacgccttattttttgaaaatttcaaagtttcgtaaacagaaaatttataaaaaattacaacataattgatattcatgtcaacacttggctggtgataccctcggggactaatcgtcaaccagcagtggtacggtcttcaaaacggagccttggctcacgcCGAATAGCAAACAATAGAAATGGCCTAGTGTAATAccattcaaacaataaaaacaaccatttaaaaaaaacgagaaacgagaaacacttatgaaacacatcaacaaacgacaaccactgaacaatcTGTGTGAAATCCGATTTTGTGATGTCCGAATCGAGGATAAGATTACAGGAAAATGGCAACGACAATTGCTGCATACTCGTCGTCATCTGTGACACAGTTATTCAAAGTCTGCTAGCACATCATTATGGCGGCCGTCAAACTGCCGAATGGATAACTTCACTACTAGGAATCCTtggtagtataccgctgttcaaactcataaatccatggacaaaaaacaaaatcgggataacaaactaaaactgagggaaacgcatgaaatataagaggagaacaacgacacaacactacaatgtaacacacacagaaacggaccaagcatcagacaaaatcctacgagaataacaaatataacatatgacTGTCGTGTAGCAAATTAGTATCGAGTAAAATCGCGGTAGGTAACGCAAGCTCTATAATATTGttaatgtaaaatgaaaaaaaaatcaaaaagatcgACGCTTACAAATGCATAGAAATATAGGATATTTTCTAACTTCACCATCGATTGCCAGAGATTATCCAATAAATGTCTTGTTCTCCGCTTATAATTTTGTGaatttaagtaattttataCTGTCTTCAAAACAATTGTAAATaccaagaatttttgaaaaattaatattaGCTAATTCATCCAGTCAGGCTTTTGTGTTAATTTTGAGACAAAGGGTTTACAACCCAGCGTTGGCGGCACAGTTATTTGTATAAATTCCTATATTACAGGGTAGAAGACATGGAGGCGTTATACCTCGCATAAAGATGTCTTGTGTTACGATATATCTGTTTGTTATATGTTCGTTGTCCTTAACCTCATTTGTATGGTTAATGACTGAcaaaattagttatcaaagttaaAGCAAATGACACATTTCAGCATGCACACTTTCTATAATTGATGACTGCATATGAGGAGGccattatataattttatgtagCGGGCTGCGAAGTGCGTCGAGtctataaatgttttgaacGAATTTACAAAAGGGGAATTGAAAATGTATGGATAAATAAATGCGTTAAACACCCACCATAAAGCTTTACCACTTTCAACATCTAAACCAAAAGATAATCTAGATATCATAAATTCATACCTTTGACTAAGTGATTGCAAGCAATTCTTTCGTTTCTTTCATTGGTGATCCGAATAATATCATATTACGTCTAATGTGctaatgaattaaaaaagagaGGAAAGTATGtagtttaataattttacatttcgCACAGAGCTCGCTatcattgattattttaaagAGTTCAATCAAGTGAACGCATTGAAAGTTTCTAGAAATCGCAAGAACAGCACACGTATGAATGAAACGGTCTACTGTTTCTGAGTCTTTCATGACAAAACGAAAACATTTCCGGAGAAAAACCACGAAATGAAATGTTTCAAAACtataaactaaaaacaaatataacggACATCAAACTAATACCtatatatttgatcatttaCATCTACATGATCTATAAATGTCATTATTAACAATTCATTCGACGTTACGCAGATATGTTTAGATATTTATTCAACTGCTTTTCTGTGTTATCTAAAGAAGGAAGTAGAACAGCAGTACATATGTCAAACTAATTTCACCCTTTTACACATTAGAAAAGAGAAGTAGATTATAATCAATTTGTAAATCGACAACGTTACGTGATGTTGGATATATTTATCTAGAAGAAATGAATATAAGTAGCTTGTTTACagcaattttgtttaaataaaaacgaGTCCTTAACCAATCCAAATATCTCAATACAACTCATAAGACACAATTCTCCTTTTCTTGTAACAACATAAATCTTCAGAGATGTTGAAATAAGAACGAGTCCTTAAGCAATCCAAACATCTCAATATTATCTCTAGGACACACTCTTCTATTTATGTAACAGTATATATCTTTAGAGAATCAGTGACCTATcgtatcattaaatatttgaaatagtcGGTCAATATTACAATTAGTTTCGTTTTGAACCAAACTATGTAGGCAAGTATCTATTTATTATTACTTCAATAGTAAAATCATACACGTATATCTACGCATAGATATTGGTACGAAATAATTGATTTGATGATGTAATTGGTGTTTCGGCGTAGGTTTTATATTACCTAGGCATTATCCTCATCAGGTACCCTAGCTTTACAGCAACATGATAGAAATAAACGAAAATTCTGTATTGTA includes these proteins:
- the LOC134688076 gene encoding uncharacterized protein LOC134688076, with amino-acid sequence MVLGTSIGELVKFARCGNLEYRGAKINCDCSVAEFFNLEYLEFNRMFSNLFTSNACQNPEPLRGIHIKDLFFNTSLHHLMICDVQDGCPKVGNCKCVCTSHPLTDSIIIDCSNQSCTDLPDVVPKTRHRIVLLMEGNQIQSVNSKYYFKDVKSLDLAGNPVQGFDESIQNFTNAAEIIIVDHLLDSLPRQVQFLDPNVFRFGQNGIPCNCDNRWIGEWRQFKNAKDPLFCSNFENFSIEDYISHSMDCDSRQENLLSLYSLIPLTIFILIWKLRHLRYDVRVLKNQFLTIDKNIQRIWQTDVYISFDEDNDDVRWFVFQILDKFCRRRELSTYIACRDSWPGSTDEQNIVRNLQRCKYCLIIQSSGMYDLDKTNSCSNRMEYRLAWDLFTDKKLCKVFIINFDKSKTEKFQTMKTKALYRLGMGFKIYDRKRSLYEKLLEVFNEPLVTNAKHIRQRKRRILAYLWHQFKDRT